One stretch of Ananas comosus cultivar F153 linkage group 6, ASM154086v1, whole genome shotgun sequence DNA includes these proteins:
- the LOC109711611 gene encoding ATP-dependent zinc metalloprotease FTSH 6, chloroplastic, producing MSPASLSLTTSHLPIFKAQEICKENHTKTSVRGDAPVHKLSSSEAKLSRRKLLKTAGLGLLGSGILTIRPARAEPESPLDVTSNRLSYSRFLEYLNEGAVKKVDLFENGTVAIAEISNPVLNRIQRVKVQLPGLPPELLRKLREKDVDFAAHPLEPNVGLMFLEFLNNFAFPLLLLGSLFLRNSYLNNPGGPNLPFGLGRSKAKFEMEPNTGVTFDDVAGVDEAKQDFQEIVEFLKSPEKFAAVGARIPKGVLLVGPPGTGKTLLAKAIAGEAGVPFFSISGSEFIEMFVGVGASRVRDLFNKAKANSPCLVFIDEIDAVGRQRGTGIGGGNDEREQTLNQLLTEMDGFSGDSGVIVLAATNRPEILDSALLRPGRFDRQVTVGLPDVRGREEILKVHSRNKKLDKDVSLSLVAMRTPGFSGADLANLMNEAAILAGRRGKDRITVKEIDDSIDRIVAGLEGTKMTEGKNKILVAYHEIGHAICATLTPGHDPVQKVTLIPRGQARGLTWFLPGEDPTLVSKQQIFARIVGGLGGRAAEEVIFGEPEVTTGAAGDLQQITQIARQMVTMFGMSELGPWALIEPAAQSSDVVLRMLARNSMSEKLAEDIDKSVKAIVDKAYEIAKNHIRNNRAVIDLLVEVLIEKETLSGDEFRAILSEYTDIMQGKRDAKPAQQLVAA from the exons ATGTCTCCTGCATCTTTGTCTCTCACAACAAGCCACCTCCCAATCTTTAAGGCTCAAGAAATTTGCAAAGAAAACCATACCAAGACCTCAGTTAGAGGTGATGCTCCAGTCCATAAGCTCTCTTCTTCAGAAGCCAAACTCAGCAGGAGGAAGCTTCTGAAAACAGCTGGATTGGGGCTTCTCGGGTCCGGCATTTTAACCATCCGACCGGCGAGAGCGGAACCGGAAAGCCCCTTGGATGTGACTTCAAACAGGTTGTCGTACTCGCGGTTCCTGGAGTACTTAAATGAAGGTGCAGTAAAGAAGGTGGATCTTTTCGAGAATGGAACCGTCGCCATTGCGGAGATATCAAATCCGGTCTTGAACAGAATCCAGAGGGTCAAAGTGCAGCTTCCCGGGCTACCGCCGGAGTTGCTGCGGAAGCTGAGAGAGAAGGATGTGGATTTCGCGGCCCATCCGTTGGAACCGAATGTAGGACTCATGTTCCTCGAGTTTCTCAACAACTTCGCGTTCCCGCTCCTGTTACTTGGATCACTTTTTCTGAGAAATTCGTATTTGAACAATCCGGGAGGACCCAATTTGCCTTTCGGCCTTGGAAG GTCTAAAGCCAAGTTTGAGATGGAGCCAAATACCGGAGTAACATTCGATGATGTAGCTGGAGTTGATGAAGCAAAGCAAGATTTCCAGGAAATTGTCGAATTCTTGAAGTCACCAGAAAAGTTTGCAGCGGTTGGAGCGCGGATTCCTAAGGGTGTACTACTCGTTGGCCCGCCCGGTACCGGTAAAACATTGCTGGCTAAAGCCATAGCTGGTGAGGCGGGGGTTCCTTTCTTCTCCATATCAGGTTCAGAGTTCATCGAGATGTTTGTCGGGGTGGGGGCCTCGAGAGTAAGAGATCTGTTCAACAAGGCCAAGGCGAACTCTCCGTGCTTGGTGTTTATTGATGAGATAGATGCGGTCGGGCGGCAGAGAGGAACGGGTATCGGCGGAGGGAATGATGAGAGAGAACAAACATTGAATCAGTTGCTAACAGAAATGGATGGTTTTAGTGGGGACAGTGGAGTGATTGTTCTTGCCGCCACGAACAGACCGGAGATTTTAGATTCGGCTCTGCTGCGACCGGGAAGGTTCGATCGACAG GTAACTGTCGGATTGCCGGATGTGCGAGGAAGGGAAGAGATTCTGAAGGTGCACAGCAGAAACAAGAAGCTCGATAAGGATGTTTCCCTCAGCTTAGTGGCCATGAGAACGCCAGGATTCAGCGGCGCTGACCTCGCAAACCTGATGAATGAAGCAGCCATACTTGCTGGAAGAAGAGGCAAAGACAGAATAACGGTGAAAGAGATTGACGATTCGATCGACCGAATCGTGGCTGGGCTGGAAGGAACCAAGATGACAGAGGGAAAGAACAAAATACTTGTGGCTTATCATGAGATTGGGCATGCGATTTGCGC GACCCTCACTCCTGGGCATGATCCAGTGCAGAAGGTTACATTGATTCCGCGAGGACAAGCGCGCGGCCTTACTTGGTTCCTACCGGGTGAAGATCCAACACTAGTTTCGAAGCAACAAATCTTTGCAAGAATAGTTGGAGGCCTAGGTGGCCGAGCAGCAGAAGAAGTAATATTCGGTGAACCAGAGGTCACCACTGGTGCAGCTGGAGATCTGCAGCAGATAACTCAGATAGCTAGACAG ATGGTCACAATGTTTGGAATGTCCGAACTCGGACCATGGGCGCTGATAGAACCGGCAGCTCAAAGCAGCGATGTGGTGTTAAGAATGCTAGCTAGGAATTCAATGTCCGAAAAGCTTGCAGAAGATATCGACAAGTCGGTGAAAGCTATTGTCGACAAAGCTTATGAGATTGCAAAGAATCACATTAGGAACAACCGAGCGGTTATCGACCTGCTTGTTGAGGTGTTGATAGAGAAGGAAACTCTCTCAGGAGACGAGTTCAGAGCAATACTATCTGAGTACACTGATATAATGCAAGGGAAGCGAGATGCGAAACCTGCACAGCAACTTGTTGCAGCTTAA
- the LOC109712068 gene encoding uncharacterized protein C1A6.01c, translating into MGSSGEWLEKALRELSGKIEEGLDLDADLISGLVSFCELAPPLDAADYLRNIIGVEAGKDVIQEYLRRRGHADSSNSNGDAQTSQLQAYVKPPADGNSVTTKKQARSAKETRQKDAKSSETQNTKSQSEGSQINSKKKKGGKAISLAEAAKGSVVFQQGKPCSCQARRHKLVSNCLSCGKIVCEQEGEGPCSFCGALVLREGSTYAGLSDVTVPLSEAEAVAEAYARRLVEYDRNSAARTKVIDDQSDYYEIEGNSWLSPEEKATLKKKQQEIEEAANAQKGKVIVTFDLVGRKVILNKDEASELESEYSILRPPEERELNRIKPNPTVRVLPMFVDTGSLKKSAKGKKSTRLAKGLCLEISGRVQHDEKELHPFLNGGSEDDSFSSRGFEKGREGDDYECSLDYN; encoded by the exons ATGGGTTCGTCGGGGGAATGGTTGGAGAAGGCGTTGCGAGAGCTAAGCGGCAAGATCGAGGAGGGCTTGGATTTGGACGCCGATCTCATATCCGGCCTCGTCTCCTTCTGCGAGCTCGCCCCTCCCCTCGACGCCGCCGATTACCTCAGG AATATCATCGGCGTCGAAGCTGGTAAGGATGTGATTCAAGAATACCTGCGGAGGAGGGGCCATGCAGATTCCTCCAATAGCAATGGAGATGCACAAACATCTCAATTGCAAGCGTACGTTAAACCACCTGCGGACGGTAATTCTGTGACAACAAAGAAACAAGCAAGAAGTGCAAAAGAGACGAGACAAAAGGATGCCAAGTCATCTGAGACTCAGAACACCAAGAGTCAATCAGAGGGAAGCCAAATTAATTCCAAGAAGAAAAAAGGCGGGAAGGCCATCTCTCTCGCTGAGGCGGCGAAGGGGTCTGTGGTTTTCCAACAGGGAAAGCCCTGTTCGTGCCAAGCTCGCCGGCACAAGCTCGTGAGCAATTGTTTATCCTGCGGCAAGATAGTGTGCGAGCAAGAAGGGGAGGGTCCGTGCAGTTTCTGCGGTGCGCTTGTGTTGAGGGAGGGCAGTACGTATGCTGGCCTAAGTGACGTCACTGTTCCTCTCTCAGAGGCAGAAGCTGTGGCTGAAGCATATGCAAGGAGGCTTGTGGAGTATGACAGGAACTCCGCAGCACGAACCAAAGTTATTGACGACCAAAGTGACTATTATGAAATCGAAGGAAACAGCTGGCTATCTCCAGAG GAGAAGGCAACTCTAAAGAAAAAGCAACAGGAAATTGAAGAAGCAGCTAATGCACAAAAAGGAAAAGTTATAGTTACATTCGATTTGGTCGGGCGCAAG GTAATTTTGAACAAGGATGAGGCCTCCGAATTGGAATCAGAGTATAGTATTCTAAGACCGCCTGAAGAAAGAGAATTGAACAGGATAAAGCCTAACCCTACTGTTAGAGTCCTGCCAATGTTTGTTGATACAGGGTCATTGAAGAAATCAGCTAAAGGAAAAAAGAGCACAAGATTAGCCAAGGGTTTATGCCTGGAAATAAGTGGCAGGGTACAGCATGATGAGAAGGAGCTACACCCTTTTCTGAATGGAGGAAGCGAGGATGATAGTTTCTCCAGTAGAGGCTTTGAAAAAGGCCGTGAAGGAGATGATTATGAGTGCTCTCTTGACTACAACTAA
- the LOC109711612 gene encoding malate dehydrogenase, chloroplastic, which yields MASTALTSVSISSVNAQVGLGAKSKPLGLKLSSPKSFSSFSGLKAASSINIEAESSFLAKESNGALQASIVPKISPKTSFRNQFQPRASTFKVAILGAAGGIGQPLALLVKMSPLVSALHLYDIANVKGVAADLSHCNTPSQVLDFTGQLELANCLKGVDVVVIPAGVPRKPGMTRDDLFNVNANIVKTLVEAVADNCPDAFILIISNPVNSTVPIAAEVLKQKGVYNPKKLFGVTTLDVVRANTFVAQRKNLRLIDVDVPVVGGHAGITILPLLSKTRPLVTFSQGEVEELTVRIQNAGTEVVEAKAGAGSATLSMAYAAARFLESSLRALDGDGDVYECSYVQSDLTELPFFASRVKLGRKGVEAIISADLEGLTEYESQMLEALKPELKASIEKGVAFVQKKQAEAAAPA from the coding sequence ATGGCATCCACAGCACTCACATCTGTTTCCATCAGCTCCGTCAATGCTCAAGTTGGACTGGGGGCAAAATCAAAGCCCTTGGGCTTAAAACTTAGCAGCCCAAAATCCTTTTCTAGTTTCAGTGGTCTAAAAGCAGCATCTTCAATTAACATCGAAGCAGAGTCGTCCTTTTTAGCCAAAGAGAGTAATGGCGCTCTCCAAGCATCAATTGTTCCAAAGATCTCGCCAAAGACGAGTTTCAGAAATCAGTTCCAGCCCAGAGCTTCAACTTTCAAAGTGGCAATCCTTGGTGCAGCTGGTGGGATCGGGCAACCCTTAGCTCTTTTAGTCAAAATGTCTCCGCTCGTCTCAGCCTTGCACCTCTACGATATTGCAAATGTGAAAGGAGTCGCCGCTGACCTCAGCCACTGCAACACCCCTTCCCAAGTCTTGGATTTCACTGGTCAATTGGAATTAGCCAACTGTCTCAAGGGCGTGGATGTGGTGGTCATTCCTGCAGGCGTCCCCAGAAAGCCAGGCATGACCCGCGATGATCTATTCAATGTAAATGCCAACATTGTGAAGACATTAGTCGAGGCAGTTGCAGATAACTGTCCCGACGCATTTATCCTCATTATCAGCAACCCAGTCAATTCGACTGTGCCAATAGCTGCGGAAGTGCTTAAGCAGAAGGGCGTATACAACCCTAAGAAGCTCTTTGGCGTTACGACTCTTGATGTTGTTAGGGCTAACACTTTCGTTGCACAGAGGAAGAATCTCAGGCTCATTGATGTGGACGTCCCTGTTGTTGGCGGCCATGCCGGAATCACAATCTTGCCCTTGTTATCGAAGACCAGGCCATTGGTGACATTCAGTCAGGGAGAGGTTGAAGAGCTAACTGTGAGGATACAAAATGCTGGGACAGAGGTGGTGGAGGCAAAGGCAGGTGCGGGATCCGCTACGCTTTCGATGGCCTATGCTGCAGCCCGGTTTCTGGAGTCGTCGCTTAGGGCATTGGATGGAGATGGGGATGTGTACGAATGTTCGTATGTTCAATCCGATCTGACCGAGCTGCCGTTCTTTGCTTCGAGGGTGAAGCTTGGGAGGAAAGGAGTGGAAGCTATCATATCTGCCGATCTCGAGGGGTTAACGGAGTATGAATCGCAGATGCTTGAAGCATTGAAGCCGGAGTTGAAGGCGAGTATTGAGAAAGGAGTGGCTTTTGTGCAGAAAAAGCAAGCAGAAGCGGCTGCACCTGCTTAA
- the LOC109712140 gene encoding LOW QUALITY PROTEIN: geranylgeranyl diphosphate reductase, chloroplastic-like (The sequence of the model RefSeq protein was modified relative to this genomic sequence to represent the inferred CDS: inserted 2 bases in 1 codon) codes for MASLTSTAAAAARRDPSLRPFVGLRRAPREPNPLVNVLIAPSVTKMKMISPSNVAVDIGRTLGPGEFIGMVRRESSSPAGGAAAETLAKGGVETILIERKLDNCKPCGGAIPLCMVDEFGLPLDLIDRRVTKMKMISPSNVAVDIGRTLGPGEFIGMVRREVLDAYLRCPAGSXNGDGAYTIHYTEYAKGGAAVGERRAVEVDAVVGADGANSRVAREMGAGDYEYAIAFQERVRIPEGKMEYYRERAEMYVGDDVSPDFYGWVFPKCDHVAVGTGTVTHKADIKRFQAATRLRARDKIDGGKIIRVEAHPIPEHPRPRRVSGRVTLVGDAAGYVTKCSGEGIYFAAKSGRMCAEAIVEGSENGTRMIDESDLRKYLERFDKLYWPTYKVLDVLQKVFYRSNAAREAFVEMCADEYVQKMTFDSYLYKRVVPGNPLDDLKLAVNTIGSLVRASALRREMNKIAL; via the exons ATGGCGTCGCTcacctccaccgccgccgccgccgcgcgccgcgaCCCCTCGCTCCGCCCCTTCGTCGGGCTCCGCCGGGCCCCGCGCGAACCCAATCCTCTCGTTAACGTCCTCATCGCTCCGAGCGTGACGAAGATGAAGATGATCTCCCCCTCGAACGTGGCCGTCGACATCGGGCGCACCCTCGGCCCGGGCGAGTTCATCGGCATGGTCCGCCGCGAG TCTTCCTCNCCGGCcgggggggcggcggcggaaaCCCTAGCGAAGGGCGGGGTGGAGACGATCCTGATCGAGCGGAAGCTGGACAACTGCAAGCCGTGCGGGGGCGCGATCCCGCTGTGCATGGTGGACGAGTTTGGGCTCCCGCTGGACCTTATCGACCGGCGCGTGACGAAGATGAAGATGATCTCCCCCTCGAACGTGGCCGTCGACATCGGGCGCACCCTCGGCCCGGGCGAGTTCATCGGCATGGTCCGCCGCGAGGTGCTCGACGCCTACCTCCGCTGCCCCGCGGGATC CAACGGCGACGGCGCGTACACGATCCACTACACGGAGTACGCGAAAGGGGGCGCGGCGGTGGGGGAGCGGAGGGCGGTGGAGGTGGACGCGGTGGTGGGCGCGGATGGGGCGAACTCGCGGGTGGCGAGGGAGATGGGGGCGGGGGACTACGAGTACGCCATAGCGTTCCAGGAGAGGGTGCGGATACCGGAGGGGAAGATGGAGTACTACAGGGAGAGGGCGGAGATGTACGTCGGCGACGACGTGTCGCCGGACTTCTACGGGTGGGTCTTCCCCAAGTGCGACCACGTGGCTGTCGGCACCGGCACCGTCACGCACAAGGCCGACATCAAGCGGTTCCAGGCGGCGACGCGGCTGCGCGCCAGGGATAAGATCGACGGCGGCAAGATCATCCGCGTCGAGGCTCACCCCATCCCCGAGCACCCCCGCCCCCGAAG GGTGTCCGGGCGCGTGACCCTCGTGGGCGACGCGGCTGGGTACGTGACGAAGTGCTCCGGCGAGGGCATCTACTTCGCTGCGAAGAGCGGGCGGATGTGTGCGGAGGCCATTGTGGAAGGGTCGGAGAACGGCACGCGGATGATCGACGAGAGCGACCTGCGGAAGTACCTGGAGCGGTTCGACAAGCTGTACTGGCCGACGTACAAGGTGCTCGACGTGCTGCAGAAGGTGTTCTACCGCTCCAACGCGGCCCGCGAGGCCTTTGTCGAGATGTGCGCCGACGAGTACGTGCAGAAGATGACCTTCGACAGCTACTTATACAAGCGGGTCGTGCCGGGTAACCCATTGGATGATCTCAAGCTCGCCGTGAACACCATCGGGAGCTTGGTGAGGGCGAGCGCGTTGCGGAGGGAGATGAACAAGATTGCCTTGTGA
- the LOC109711316 gene encoding vacuolar amino acid transporter 1-like translates to METHSSVSKSGTTFFRTCFNGVNALSGVGILSIPYALSQGGWISMILLLLIAVICCYTGILLRRCMDSNSLVETYPDIGALAFGRRGRLVVALFMYMELYLVAVDFLILEGDNLEKLFPKTEFHLRGLRIGGKQGFVLIASLVVLPTTWLRSMSMLAYVALGGVLASLVLVGSVFWAGAVDGVGFREKGVAVNWGGIPIAMSLYAFCFSGHSVFPTVYTSMKDRTKFSKVLYICFALCTVNYGLMAIFGYMMYGQSLKSQVTLNLPSGKISSKIAIYTTLINPLTKYALLVTPIAEAFEDWFQVSKVRCFSFLVRTILVISTVVVALAVPFFAYIVALTGSFLSSTATMLLPCLCYIKIFKSSKRLGIELAICVVIIGIGLMVATVGTYSSLKQIIQSL, encoded by the exons ATGGAGACCCATTCTAGTGTCTCCAAATCTGGCACAACCTTTTTCAGAACTTGCTTCAATGGAGTCAATGCCCTCTCAG gTGTTGGAATACTATCCATACCTTACGCATTATCTCAAGGAGGATGGATTAGTATGATACTTCTGCTGCTAATAGCAGTAATCTGCTGCTATACTGGAATTCTCCTCCGACGTTGCATGGACTCGAATTCGCTCGTGGAGACCTACCCCGACATCGGCGCGCTCGCTTTCGGCCGCCGAGGAAGACTCGTGGTTGCGCTGTTCATGTACATGGAGCTCTATCTCGTCGCGGTCGACTTCTTGATACTGGAAGGTGATAATCTGGAGAAGCTGTTTCCGAAGACCGAGTTCCATCTGCGTGGACTAAGGATTGGAGGGAAGCAAGGGTTTGTGCTGATTGCCAGCCTGGTAGTTTTGCCCACAACGTGGCTTCGGAGCATGAGCATGCTCGCCTACGTCGCGCTCGGCGGGGTCTTGGCCTCGCTGGTCCTCGTTGGCTCCGTGTTCTGGGCCGGGGCGGTTGACGGTGTCGGGTTTCGCGAGAAAGGGGTGGCGGTGAATTGGGGTGGAATTCCGATCGCCATGAGCTTATACGCCTTCTGCTTCAGCGGCCATTCCGTCTTTCCTACCGTGTACACCTCCATGAAAGATAGGACCAAGTTCTCGAAA GTTTTATACATCTGCTTTGCTCTTTGCACTGTCAACTACGGACTAATGGCGATTTTCGGATACATGATGTATGGCCAAAGCTTAAAATCCCAGGTGACGCTTAATCTCCCTTCCGGGAAAATAAGCTCGAAGATCGCGATCTACACGACTCTAATCAATCCTCTCACGAAGTACGCTTTGTTGGTCACGCCGATCGCGGAGGCCTTCGAAGATTGGTTCCAAGTATCGAAAGTTCGGTGCTTCAGCTTCCTGGTACGAACCATATTGGTGATCAGCACCGTCGTCGTGGCGTTAGCCGTGCCGTTTTTCGCATACATAGTCGCGCTTACGGGATCGTTTTTGAGCAGCACTGCTACAATGTTGTTGCCGTGTTTATGCTACATCAAGATCTTTAAATCATCTAAAAGGTTGGGAATTGAGTTAGCAATTTGCGTAGTTATAATTGGGATTGGCTTGATGGTTGCAACTGTAGGAACTTACTCTTCACTGAAGCAGATCATACAAAGCCTGTGA
- the LOC109712138 gene encoding pentatricopeptide repeat-containing protein At1g62260, mitochondrial, with amino-acid sequence AAAADDDAAARRLFDALPARNVVTWNSMVAAYARRRELAEARHLFDRMPQRDVVSWNSVLSGYALSLDPGELAEGHRLFDRMPQRDVVSWNTMVGAYARNGRLDDAMRLFDEMPQRNAVSWNTMITGFLGAGEVRRAVKMFERMPERDAASLSALVSGLIRNGRSEEAEKILLSTHNVSEIEGAVDAYNTLIAGYGRSGRVGNARRLFDMIPMNNSQEEKCGERIFERNVVSWNSMIMCYVKANDLQSARILFDEMPTRDLVSWNTMISGYIQAMEMEHAEYLFNQMPHRDAISWNLMICGFTQKGDIARARELFDNMPNRSLISWNAMISGYEQNGDYEGALVLFSNMQGKLNEKPDRHTLSSVLGACAGLAMLHLGSQIHQLVTKTFVPDIPISNSLITMYSRCGILMDAKAIFDSMETCRDVVSWNAMIGGYAHHGHAQEALDLFERMKKMNMRPTHITFISLLNSCGHAGLVAEGKRVFDSMVHEFGIEPQVEHYASLVDLIGRHGQLEEAMQVIGGMAISPDRAVWGAFLGACRVHNNAPLAQVAAEALVEIEPESSAPYVLLHNLHVDEGRWESAGEVREKMEKCGVVKQPGYSWIEVHNIVHLFVSGDTTHPLSREIYSLIESCNRFIRDVELD; translated from the coding sequence gccgccgccgccgacgacgacgcagCTGCGCGCCGCCTCTTCGACGCGCTACCCGCGCGCAACGTCGTGACCTGGAACTCCATGGTCGCCGCCTACGCCCGCCGCCGCGAGCTCGCCGAGGCGCGCCACCTGTTCGACCGAATGCCCCAACGAGACGTCGTCTCCTGGAACTCCGTGCTCTCGGGCTACGCCCTCTCCCTCGACCCCGGCGAGCTCGCGGAGGGGCACCGCCTCTTCGATCGGATGCCGCAGCGGGACGTCGTGTCGTGGAACACGATGGTCGGCGCGTACGCGCGGAACGGGAGGTTGGACGATGCAATGAggctgtttgatgaaatgccccAGAGAAACGCCGTTTCGTGGAACACCATGATCACGGGGTTTCTTGGTGCAGGCGAGGTGAGAAGAGCTGTCAAGATGTTCGAGAGAATGCCCGAGAGAGATGCGGCGTCGTTGAGCGCTTTGGTTTCGGGGCTTATTCGGAACGGTAGATcggaggaggcggagaagaTCTTACTAAGTACTCACAATGTGAGTGAGATCGAGGGAGCAGTCGATGCTTATAACACTTTGATCGCTGGCTACGGCCGGAGTGGCAGGGTTGGCAATGCGAGGAGGTTGTTCGACATGATTCCGATGAACAATTCGCAAGAGGAAAAGTGCGGCGAAAGGATATTTGAAAGGAATGTGGTGTCATGGAATTCTATGATCATGTGTTACGTAAAGGCGAACGACCTTCAATCAGCTAGGAttctgtttgatgaaatgcctaCGAGAGACTTGGTATCCTGGAACACCATGATCTCGGGTTATATACAGGCAATGGAGATGGAACATGCGGAGTATCTTTTCAATCAAATGCCGCACCGTGATGCTATATCATGGAATTTAATGATATGTGGGTTTACTCAGAAAGGAGACATAGCACGTGCACGGGAATTATTCGACAACATGCCTAACAGAAGCCTCATTTCCTGGAATGCGATGATATCGGGGTATGAGCAGAATGGAGACTATGAGGGAGCATTGGTGCTCTTCTCCAACATGCAAGGTAAGCTCAATGAGAAGCCGGATCGGCATACTTTATCGTCGGTTCTCGGCGCTTGTGCAGGGCTCGCGATGCTGCACCTAGGGAGCCAAATCCATCAGCTTGTTACAAAGACGTTCGTACCCGATATTCCGATTAGTAACTCCCTCATCACAATGTATTCGAGATGTGGGATTTTGATGGATGCGAAGGCTATATTCGATTCGATGGAAACGTGTCGAGATGTCGTGTCTTGGAATGCGATGATCGGCGGTTATGCCCACCACGGGCACGCTCAGGAAGCTCTTGATCTCTTCGAGAGGATGAAAAAGATGAACATGAGGCCGACCCACATTACCTTCATTTCGCTTCTCAATTCGTGCGGCCACGCAGGGTTAGTGGCCGAGGGGAAGAGAGTGTTTGATTCCATGGTTCATGAGTTTGGAATTGAGCCTCAAGTCGAACACTATGCTTCGCTCGTCGACCTAATCGGTCGACACGGGCAGCTCGAGGAAGCGATGCAGGTAATCGGCGGCATGGCGATCTCCCCGGACCGGGCAGTGTGGGGGGCGTTTCTTGGGGCCTGCAGGGTTCACAATAACGCGCCGCTGGCCCAGGTGGCTGCTGAGGCATTGGTGGAAATCGAACCAGAGAGCTCTGCGCCTTACGTATTGTTACACAATTTGCATGTAGACGAAGGAAGATGGGAAAGCGCAGGCGAGGTGAGGGAAAAGATGGAAAAGTGCGGGGTTGTGAAGCAGCCAGGGTACAGTTGGATCGAGGTGCATAACATTGTTCATTTGTTTGTTTCGGGGGATACTACTCATCCCCTTTCTCGCGAAATTTATTCGCTGATTGAAAGTTGTAACAGATTTATAAGAGATGTAGAGCTCGACTGA